One part of the Amaranthus tricolor cultivar Red isolate AtriRed21 chromosome 16, ASM2621246v1, whole genome shotgun sequence genome encodes these proteins:
- the LOC130802259 gene encoding protein PAL OF QUIRKY-like: MDPTHHSPPTLSFFSGSVTGGGAATKDNQNPQKLRLMISFNGHILPKPHNKTLFYAGGETRIISVKRTTDLSLSTLFSHISKFLLDGSTQNFTLKYLLPNHDFDSLISISCDEDLWNMIDEYDHLLALNSPTSSRIRFFLFKREEDDGDVDDWVANEGLKVSGSVSGSGSGSGPVEENLAECAVLESTSSFGSTNSSHNSNVIKDNLKGVCGFGAAEDLKVVLPSLDSIGSDCSIPSPNFSQQAIVYQDAPAFLDTKPVSLNLLETETGACDRSPLSDILPPIQVPVPGSYIISKTMDQPQHQSPPPPSPATHYAHPASQSNYVAQYYPSSVPIAYTPMYQTYVQLQQPYQYPVNKPYSCYMMPVGHTQNLSMTPTLTTTPTVSTNQPQVSSNSVMISSQMVREGYKPVSPAPKYDDKVYGQIVGSNQPATLSPMNQPMQPVTSSAVENSNYFSDFEDPIRAQIYKTQPSAPSSTMPSQLQMLPESFGKLQMENTKH, translated from the exons ATGGATCCGACCCACCACTCCCCACCGACGCTGTCATTTTTCTCCGGCTCCGTCACTGGAGGCGGCGCCGCCACAAAAGATAATCAAAACCCCCAAAAACTCCGACTAATGATAAGCTTCAACGGCCATATTCTCCCAAAACCACATAACAAAACACTTTTCTACGCCGGCGGTGAAACCCGAATCATATCCGTCAAAAGAACAACCGATCTTTCTCTCTCTACCCTTTTCTCTCACATCTCGAAATTTCTCCTTGATGGGTCGACCCAGAATTTTACCCTTAAATACCTGCTTCCTAATCATGATTTTGATTCACTAATCTCAATTTCATGTGATGAAGATCTTTGGAATATGATTGATGAGTATGATCATCTGTTGGCATTGAACTCTCCTACATCATCTCGTATTCGATTCTTTTTGTTTAAGAGGGAGGaagatgatggtgatgttgatgaTTGGGTTGCTAATGAGGGATTGAAGGTTTCGGGTTCGGTTTCGGGTTCAGGTTCGGGTTCGGGTCCTGTGGAAGAGAATTTAGCTGAATGTGCTGTTTTGGAAAGTACTTCGAGTTTTGGGTCAACAAATTCGTCTCATAATTCGAATGTCATTAAGGATAATCTTAAAGGTGTTTGTGGGTTTGGTGCTGCTGAAGATTTGAAAGTTGTTTTGCCTTCTCTGGATTCTATAggaag TGACTGCAGCATTCCTAGCCCAAACTTTAGCCAGCAAGCTATAGTTTATCAAGATGCACCAGCATTTTTAGACACTAAACCTGTTTCTCTCAATCTCCTTGAAACCGAAACTGGTGCTTGTGATCGTTCTCCCCTGAGCGACATTTTACCACCTATTCAAGTTCCTGTACCTGGCAGCTATATCATTTCGAAAACCATGGATCAACCGCAACACCAATCTCCGCCTCCACCTTCTCCTGCTACACACTACGCCCATCCAGCTTCTCAATCCAATTATGTCGCCCAATATTACCCGAGTTCTGTCCCTATTGCCTATACGCCAATGTATCAGACTTACGTCCAACTTCAACAACCTTACCAATATCCGGTGAATAAGCCTTACTCATGCTACATGATGCCTGTTGGGCATACACAAAATCTGTCGATGACTCCTACTTTGACAACTACACCAACTGTTTCTACCAACCAACCTCAAGTGTCTTCAAACTCGGTTATGATTTCATCCCAAATGGTTCGAGAAGGATATAAACCCGTCAGTCCAGCACCCAAATACGATGATAAAGTATATGGGCAAATCGTTGGTTCAAACCAGCCCGCGACCTTGTCTCCAATGAATCAACCAATGCAACCTGTTACCTCTTCCGCTGTTGAAAATTCCAATTATTTCAGTGATTTCGAGGATCCAATACGTGCTCAAATATACAAAACTCAACCTTCTGCTCCTAGTTCTACAATGCCTTCTCAACTTCAAATGTTACCCGAAAGCTTTGGTAAGTTACAAATGGAGAATACTAAGCATTAA
- the LOC130802260 gene encoding non-specific lipid-transfer protein 2-like, protein MAKKVARVALLAVVVVVVVLLAKTPATEAVNCSPLELVPCAPAFMSSQEPSNSCCEKLKQQKPCLCGYARNPTYRSYVDSPAAKRIASSCKVYVSC, encoded by the coding sequence atgGCTAAGAAAGTGGCTAGAGTGGCTTTACTTGCAGTggtggttgttgtggtggtgCTACTAGCTAAAACACCAGCGACGGAGGCGGTGAATTGTTCCCCCCTAGAGCTAGTCCCATGTGCACCCGCGTTTATGTCTAGCCAAGAACCATCAAATTCATGTTGTGAGAAATTGAAACAGCAAAAGCCTTGCCTTTGTGGCTATGCTAGAAACCCAACGTACAGGAGTTATGTTGATTCCCCAGCTGCTAAGCGTATAGCTTCCTCTTGCAAAGTTTACGTTAGTTGTTAA